A window from Methanobacterium formicicum DSM 3637 encodes these proteins:
- a CDS encoding GNAT family N-acetyltransferase yields the protein MAPNIFAVHWVNKKNQKRAGVKKAWLKDRFAEGHTFKKFNVRGKVFIEYVPAEYAWFPVEAPGYNFIQCLWASGRYKGKGYGSQLLEESEKDSRNNNKKGLVVVTGRKKLPFTVDKKFYLKKGFEICDEAPPYFEMLVKKFSEDAPTPQFTDKAKKAEIPGKTGLTFIYTDMCPFNADYVDIMVDVAMKHGFQTEKIKVESLKQAKDLPTPFGIFSVFHNGKFLTHEVMAEKKFDKLLNTIKP from the coding sequence TAAAAAGAATCAGAAACGTGCCGGTGTTAAGAAGGCCTGGTTAAAAGATAGATTTGCAGAGGGCCATACCTTTAAAAAGTTTAATGTTCGGGGCAAAGTGTTCATTGAATACGTCCCTGCAGAATATGCCTGGTTTCCAGTTGAGGCACCAGGCTATAATTTTATTCAGTGTCTCTGGGCATCTGGCCGGTACAAGGGTAAAGGTTACGGCTCCCAATTACTGGAGGAATCGGAGAAAGATTCCCGGAATAATAATAAAAAGGGATTGGTAGTAGTAACCGGGCGTAAAAAACTCCCATTTACAGTGGATAAGAAATTCTACCTTAAAAAAGGGTTTGAGATATGCGATGAGGCCCCGCCCTATTTTGAAATGCTGGTGAAGAAATTCTCTGAAGATGCACCCACACCCCAATTCACAGATAAAGCAAAAAAAGCTGAGATTCCTGGAAAAACTGGATTAACCTTTATTTACACGGATATGTGTCCATTTAACGCAGATTATGTTGATATTATGGTTGATGTTGCAATGAAACATGGGTTTCAAACCGAAAAAATCAAGGTGGAAAGTCTAAAGCAGGCTAAAGACTTACCAACTCCCTTTGGGATTTTCAGTGTTTTTCACAATGGGAAGTTCTTAACACATGAAGTAATGGCAGAAAAAAAATTTGATAAACTTCTCAATACCATAAAGCCCTGA
- a CDS encoding histidine kinase N-terminal 7TM domain-containing protein, producing MASQHSILGIILLISAIILLYLSFYSLKKRSSNLYFYFSLLTLSVFLWCLGSAMEFFSLEMWAKIFWIKISYIGVATAAPLWFIVILEYAQHEKYLKPKYIGMLMVLPLVIILLAFTNDLHGLIWPSITPVSSVTGSPLIYAHGVAFWVNIAYSFILIILGLVVLLRLLMKSPRVYHTQILILITSGVIPLFFSVLYNTDILGIPGLDITPFGLTISGLLLAVSIFKFSLLGIRPIAYEKLFETIKNGFMVFDTNGTLIDVNPAAEMIGITEDDVGKQATDLLDKFPELKEFYHTAGEEKTIYVGDPFNRWIRMQITFLYDKNEFKGRLLTIQDISKLKRAEKDYIDSEERYKNLSELSPDAILVVMGEKIVFANKASATIFGMENPQDLLDKNLFSFYSPDSVETSKKRLHEVFVENKTLDFIEEKIISLDGQHKDIEVGDAPINYNGQRAVQIVARDISQRKKLEEELKKSLKEKDLMMKEIHHRVKNNLMVIQSLLNLQSRYIKDTDARDIFKDSQNRAKSMAMIHESLYQSSDLKRIEFSGYITTLANNLFYSYAADPERVKMSVNVDEVMLDINTAIPLGLILTELISNCLKYAFPDEESGEIKVDFHSDTDDGTNKFRLTVSDNGVGLPPDFDPQKSDSLGIMLIYSLSEQIGAEIKLDTSKGTKFDITFEEKLDHS from the coding sequence ATGGCATCACAACATTCTATTTTGGGCATTATATTACTTATTAGTGCCATAATACTTCTTTATTTATCGTTTTACAGCCTAAAGAAGCGTTCATCTAATTTATACTTTTATTTTTCCCTTCTGACTTTATCTGTATTTTTATGGTGCTTGGGTTCGGCCATGGAATTTTTCAGTCTAGAGATGTGGGCCAAAATATTCTGGATAAAAATCAGTTACATTGGAGTGGCTACCGCTGCACCGTTATGGTTTATTGTAATATTGGAATACGCACAACACGAAAAATACCTTAAACCAAAATATATTGGGATGTTAATGGTTTTACCCCTGGTTATCATCCTCCTGGCATTTACCAATGATTTACATGGACTCATCTGGCCCAGCATCACCCCAGTTTCCAGTGTGACTGGTTCACCATTAATCTACGCCCATGGAGTGGCATTCTGGGTGAACATTGCCTACAGTTTCATACTCATAATCCTGGGATTAGTAGTCCTGTTAAGACTCTTAATGAAATCCCCCCGGGTATACCATACCCAAATATTGATCCTGATTACAAGTGGGGTGATACCACTATTTTTCAGTGTCCTCTACAACACGGATATACTTGGCATCCCTGGACTGGATATAACTCCATTTGGGTTAACTATTTCTGGACTACTACTGGCAGTATCAATTTTTAAATTTTCTCTACTGGGTATAAGGCCCATTGCCTATGAAAAACTCTTTGAAACAATAAAAAATGGGTTCATGGTTTTTGATACCAACGGCACATTAATCGATGTTAACCCTGCTGCAGAAATGATTGGAATAACTGAAGATGATGTGGGGAAACAGGCAACAGATTTACTGGATAAATTCCCTGAATTAAAAGAGTTTTACCATACAGCTGGTGAAGAAAAAACAATATATGTGGGTGATCCATTCAACCGGTGGATCAGGATGCAGATCACATTCCTCTATGATAAAAATGAATTCAAAGGACGATTATTAACAATTCAGGATATAAGTAAACTTAAAAGAGCTGAAAAAGATTATATTGACAGTGAAGAACGTTATAAGAATTTATCTGAACTTTCACCCGATGCAATTCTGGTGGTTATGGGTGAGAAGATCGTTTTCGCCAACAAGGCTTCCGCCACTATATTTGGCATGGAAAATCCTCAAGATCTTTTAGATAAAAATCTTTTCAGTTTCTACTCTCCTGATTCGGTGGAAACTTCTAAAAAACGGTTACATGAAGTTTTCGTTGAAAATAAAACTTTAGATTTCATTGAAGAAAAAATCATATCTCTCGATGGCCAACATAAGGATATTGAAGTTGGTGATGCCCCAATAAACTATAATGGTCAACGAGCGGTTCAGATCGTGGCCAGGGATATTAGCCAGCGGAAAAAACTGGAGGAAGAACTGAAAAAATCCTTAAAAGAAAAGGATCTGATGATGAAGGAGATCCACCACCGCGTTAAAAATAATCTAATGGTTATCCAGAGTCTTCTTAACCTGCAATCACGGTATATTAAGGATACAGATGCCAGGGATATTTTTAAAGATAGTCAAAACCGTGCCAAGTCCATGGCCATGATACATGAAAGCCTTTACCAGTCCAGTGATCTTAAACGGATAGAATTCAGTGGATACATTACCACTCTGGCCAATAACCTTTTCTACAGTTATGCCGCTGATCCTGAACGGGTGAAGATGAGTGTTAATGTTGATGAGGTTATGCTGGATATAAACACTGCCATTCCCCTGGGACTCATTTTAACCGAACTGATATCCAACTGTTTAAAGTACGCATTTCCAGATGAGGAAAGTGGTGAAATAAAGGTTGACTTCCATTCTGATACTGATGATGGTACAAATAAATTTAGATTAACAGTCAGTGATAATGGAGTTGGTCTCCCACCAGACTTTGACCCCCAAAAATCTGATTCACTGGGGATAATGCTCATCTACAGTTTATCTGAACAGATCGGTGCTGAAATCAAACTGGACACCAGTAAGGGAACCAAGTTCGACATAACCTTTGAAGAAAAGCTGGATCATTCTTAA
- a CDS encoding 50S ribosomal protein L15e: MYSYIRDAWKNPDESYVKELMQQRAPQWRKESVITRVERPTRLDRARSLGYKAKKGYVVVRTRVRRGGRRKTRFTAGRKPKRQGVKKITPKKSIQRMAEERVARKYPNLEVLNSYWLWEDGKFKFFEVILVDPNHPVIKNDPKINWICEKHHRGRAFRGLTSEGKKNRGLRNKGKGAEKLR, from the coding sequence ATGTACAGTTATATAAGAGATGCCTGGAAAAATCCAGATGAGTCTTACGTAAAAGAATTAATGCAACAGAGAGCTCCCCAGTGGAGAAAAGAAAGTGTAATCACCCGTGTCGAGCGACCAACCAGACTTGACAGGGCAAGGTCCCTTGGATATAAAGCCAAAAAGGGATACGTAGTTGTCAGAACCCGTGTACGTCGTGGTGGACGAAGGAAAACCAGATTCACCGCAGGTCGTAAGCCAAAAAGGCAGGGTGTTAAAAAGATAACTCCTAAAAAATCCATTCAGCGCATGGCTGAAGAAAGGGTAGCCCGTAAATATCCCAACCTGGAAGTTTTAAACTCTTACTGGCTCTGGGAAGATGGGAAATTCAAATTCTTTGAAGTGATCCTGGTTGATCCTAACCATCCTGTGATCAAAAACGACCCTAAAATCAACTGGATCTGTGAAAAACACCACCGTGGAAGAGCATTCCGTGGATTGACCAGTGAAGGTAAGAAAAATAGGGGACTCAGGAATAAAGGTAAAGGAGCGGAGAAATTAAGGTAA
- a CDS encoding RNA-binding protein, with the protein MIHNLSYRAFVYGTENEEKVREALSTLLPAAQPTKEITEGYHKNQVIILQGKITKKRKLKDFLEKLHSLNPSAKKRILRELEFKMDERGNLFLRFDKQRAYLGDLKVVDHGDSLHLKLKIAAYPSRKEEALKVARQIFE; encoded by the coding sequence ATGATACATAACCTCTCCTACCGGGCCTTTGTTTACGGAACTGAAAACGAAGAGAAGGTGAGGGAGGCTTTATCCACCCTCCTTCCCGCTGCCCAACCAACCAAGGAAATCACTGAAGGTTACCATAAGAATCAGGTTATTATTCTCCAGGGAAAAATCACCAAAAAAAGAAAACTTAAAGATTTCCTGGAAAAATTACATTCACTAAACCCCTCTGCCAAAAAAAGGATTCTAAGGGAACTTGAATTCAAAATGGATGAAAGAGGGAATCTTTTTCTTAGATTTGATAAACAACGTGCATATCTGGGAGATCTGAAAGTAGTGGATCATGGTGATTCCCTGCACCTGAAACTGAAAATAGCTGCCTATCCTTCCAGGAAAGAAGAGGCTCTAAAGGTAGCCCGGCAGATATTTGAATAA
- the rnp3 gene encoding ribonuclease P protein component 3 has protein sequence MFFDFHIHGGPELALDAGNIGYHGVGLTVYSRDCINKPETLKNLRKSISDLNEDKDDHISIQICVEIEAKNQEDLKKQVQKFRKKADVILVHGGDLKINRAATEDPRVDILSHPYRSRFDSGINHVLAVKAAENSVAIEINLKYLLLTRPNQQYRVLNQFRQIMKLHRKYEVPVIITSDTSSFYGLRNPRDIMALSACFGMTKDEAFNALSKTPQEIIYRNTIRDDIIVPGARLVK, from the coding sequence ATGTTTTTTGATTTTCATATTCATGGTGGTCCTGAACTGGCCCTAGATGCTGGAAACATAGGATACCATGGAGTAGGGTTGACTGTCTATTCCCGAGATTGTATCAATAAACCCGAAACCCTTAAAAACCTGCGTAAAAGCATCAGTGACCTGAATGAAGATAAGGATGATCACATTTCTATCCAGATATGTGTGGAGATAGAGGCCAAAAATCAGGAAGACCTTAAAAAACAGGTACAGAAATTTCGAAAGAAGGCCGATGTCATTCTGGTCCATGGTGGTGACCTTAAAATAAACAGAGCAGCCACCGAAGATCCACGTGTTGATATCCTGAGCCACCCCTATCGCAGCCGTTTTGATAGTGGTATTAACCATGTTTTGGCAGTTAAAGCTGCTGAAAACAGTGTTGCGATAGAAATAAACCTGAAATATCTCCTTTTAACTCGTCCAAACCAGCAATACAGGGTTTTAAATCAGTTCCGGCAGATTATGAAGTTGCATCGTAAATACGAGGTACCGGTAATAATCACCAGTGACACCAGTTCATTCTATGGGCTGCGTAACCCGCGAGATATCATGGCACTGTCAGCCTGTTTTGGAATGACCAAGGATGAAGCCTTCAATGCATTGTCCAAAACTCCACAGGAAATTATCTACAGAAATACAATAAGAGATGATATCATAGTTCCAGGGGCACGTTTGGTAAAATAA
- a CDS encoding Rpp14/Pop5 family protein: MKLKILPTHLRDKKRYLAFEAFSEIPLQRDDVISLVTESSLNLYGACGTSQLGLWVVKVWNCPDTGSCYPVNGKHVVKGIIRCKREELDRARAVLPTITKFHGKNVVFHTLGISGTIKAAITNFIKLKAADE; encoded by the coding sequence ATGAAACTTAAAATATTACCCACGCACCTTAGGGATAAGAAAAGATACCTGGCATTTGAGGCTTTTTCAGAAATCCCTCTACAACGGGATGATGTAATATCCCTGGTTACAGAGTCATCTTTAAACCTTTACGGGGCATGTGGGACCAGCCAACTGGGATTATGGGTGGTGAAAGTGTGGAACTGTCCTGATACTGGTAGTTGTTATCCTGTAAATGGAAAACACGTGGTTAAGGGAATCATCCGATGTAAAAGGGAAGAATTAGACCGAGCCCGAGCAGTTCTTCCTACCATAACTAAATTCCACGGGAAAAATGTGGTTTTTCACACTCTTGGAATTTCAGGAACCATCAAGGCAGCTATAACAAACTTTATTAAATTGAAGGCAGCAGATGAGTAA
- the psmA gene encoding archaeal proteasome endopeptidase complex subunit alpha — protein MQPFPAAGYDKGISIFSPDGRLFQVEYAREAVKRGTTSLGVKSAEGIVLVVDKRPSSKLVEPTSIEKIFQIDEHIGAATSGLVADARKLIEQARMESQVNKITFNEPIPVEMLAKKICDMKQMYTQHGGVRPFGSALIIGGVNDNGCRLFETDPSGALIEYKATAIGAGRAMAMEVFEKGYSEDLKINEAMELALDAIYEATEGKTTKESVEIAVIEESNHKYRKLTEDEIEEHVEELLIRKSKEDEEEEE, from the coding sequence ATGCAACCGTTCCCAGCAGCAGGATATGATAAAGGTATATCTATTTTTAGCCCAGATGGAAGGCTATTTCAGGTTGAATACGCAAGAGAAGCTGTCAAAAGAGGTACAACTTCATTAGGTGTGAAATCAGCAGAGGGGATTGTGCTGGTGGTAGATAAAAGACCCAGCAGCAAACTGGTGGAACCCACCTCCATTGAAAAGATATTCCAGATCGACGAACACATAGGAGCAGCAACCTCCGGTCTGGTGGCCGACGCCCGTAAACTAATTGAACAGGCTAGAATGGAATCTCAGGTCAACAAGATCACCTTCAACGAACCCATACCCGTGGAAATGTTAGCCAAGAAGATCTGTGACATGAAACAGATGTACACCCAGCACGGTGGAGTCAGACCATTCGGTTCAGCACTGATCATCGGGGGAGTCAACGACAACGGATGCCGATTGTTTGAAACAGACCCCAGTGGTGCCTTAATTGAATACAAGGCCACTGCAATTGGAGCTGGTAGGGCAATGGCCATGGAAGTCTTTGAAAAGGGTTACAGTGAAGATCTCAAAATCAACGAAGCCATGGAACTGGCACTGGACGCAATCTACGAGGCAACCGAAGGCAAAACCACCAAAGAAAGCGTGGAAATTGCGGTTATAGAAGAATCCAATCATAAATATCGCAAACTCACAGAAGATGAAATAGAAGAACATGTAGAAGAACTCCTCATCCGCAAGTCCAAGGAGGACGAGGAAGAAGAGGAATAA